A window of Miscanthus floridulus cultivar M001 chromosome 12, ASM1932011v1, whole genome shotgun sequence genomic DNA:
TCTAACGGCTAACAGGAAGGAAATGAAAACTCTTGTCCCCGGGTTCGCATTTGACCGGTGACAAGAACTGTCGAAATTAAAATTCCGGTACCACAAAACCGTGGATTCAGCGCCTCAACTACCCAACATGGAGATGCAGAAATGAATTCTCTTTTAGTCGTCAGAGTGACTCCCAAGCAAGCTTTGACAGTACTACACAGAGAATAATTCCTCGGCTCCGTCTCCGTGGGCCGGCCGGGGCCGGACGAGACACGAAGACAAGATGATTCCTCCAACTGACGAGAAGGGCCATACCCCTAGAGGGCCTAGACTCTCTGGTGGGGCCCACTTGCCTCATGGGCTTGACTATTCGCCGCATGATTAACCGGCAGGAACCAAAACCAGCTGTTTGTTCCCTAATAATCACATTTCCTCCCTCCAGCTCCTAAATAAACGGCTAAACAGCATCAGCACCTCATAGGCTCATACTAGGACCCAACTACTCGTGGCTGGTTGGGGTGACGCATACACGTGCACAGCCAGAGAGGCACGCTGGATCTCGGCTGGCGGCCGGCGGCTTAATTAACCAACCCCAATAATCAAACTGTCAGTACTACCAATTCCTTGCTTTCCTTGCACACCAATTAACCCTAGTTTTAAACTGCCACTCTACCTAGGTGAGAATCAAACAGGAACCCGGCTTGCTGCTCTTTTCGCCGGCAAAAGAGAGGAGTTGAAGAAAACAATGCCTGAAACTGGGCGTGGAGCCATGTGCTCGAATCTGCACCATGCCACCATTAGGCAGGGTCAGTCAGGTCCTAAGCTTTTGCTTTGGGTTAAACTAACGCAACTCTGGTGCGCTGCCACTCATCATGGCCAGAGGCGCCGCTAGGCTTTCTGCCCGCCTATCAGACGGCAGCGGCACATGGTCAGGCACGCCGAGACAGCCGTCATTTCACGGGCCGGCCACGGAAGGAGCCCTCTGCCGAGCTCCCTACGGATGATTCGCCATGCCTTTTCCCCCGACGGGAATCATGGCGCGTGCTGGGTGTGCGCGCCGGTGtcgcgctcgcgctcgcgctcgcgTCGGGTCGGGCGCAGCCGTGGCGGCCTGGCGGTGGCGGGGCGCCTTGGCAGGTTCCGGGCTTGCTTTTGCCGCGGTGAGTGCGTAATCGCTCACGTCAGATGGAATGGGTCGCCGGTCCGGTCCGGTCGCGAGTTGGACACCAGGTTGTTTCTAGGCGAGTGGCGAGAGCGTGCCAGGTTGCGCCTTGGGAACAGCGGATTCGTTTTGGCTTGAGCGACAAGCACGAGCGGAGCGGCCTCGCACGAGAGTCGATGGAATCAGAGCTGCTTTGGGGACCATCTCTCGAGTGATTTCCCCCGTTTTTTTGCCGCTCCCGTGAGCTACGCCGTGCGGGAGGGGCCAATGGGGCGTCTCGCTTTGCCGGCGAGAGCTCTTTCCGGGAAGCAGCCGGAGCCGCCGGCTTCCTTGAGATCTGCTCTCCCGCCTGGCTTTTCTTTTACTCCGGGAGCTTTGTTCTCCTAGACGAGTGATTACGACTGACGAGCTCTTCACCAGGGACGTCCGTCGCGCCGCACTGGCTGCCCCCATACAGTGTATCTGGTTAACTTCGGTTGGCCTATCTGGTTAACAGGAACAAAAAATTTTTGAACAAATATTGACCAgaatttgtcaaaaaaaaaatattaaccAGAAACTCTCAAAACAATATACACCTATCATTGGTGATTGGTTTCGGTGAAAACGTGCTTAGCCCTACACGCCGTGACTTGCTGGATGAGAGTTACCCAATTTGAGTTACGCGGAGGACAAAATAAGCCGTCTTtcgctgtgagagaaaaatattgtaccatggctgGTAAGtcgggctgataagttcaaacaaacAGGGCGAATATCCAGCTTTTCTTCCTGGTTCAGTTGTGAGTTGTGCTATGTTCTGTCTTCTTCGTGAAGTCCCTCCTAGATGACTGATTTCACTGCTATAGGCCACGGGTTCATGCTCCCTCTTCTCAACTTCGTTTTTTGTATGTTTCCTACCTATTTGTCCTCAATCCAAGCATGATACAATTTTCCTATTCTTGGGGCCGCCAAATAAATGTTAGCATACTTCTATAAGTAATAAAGTTGAAAATGTTATCTATTTCACTCTCAAAGGCTAAATACAGTGTTCGGCTGCAGGAAAGCAGCtgcggcggctgcggctgcggctttTCCTCACTCTGTGCAGCAGCGGCAGCTGACTGCAGCTTTACTTCACATTGATACGTAGATTCAAATTCGTAGTCTAGATCTATCAGGAAAAATGGAGAAGAATAAATAACACAACACACAGGGATAACAATGTAAAACTCAATCTGCTAAAACATGATTTTGCAATGGTAGCATAAAAAAAAATAAACCACGAGGAAAGTGTACGTAGGAGATTACACACATGAAAAGAGCTATCCAAGCTCAACACTAATCTCTTGACATGTCTATAAAAACCATTGATATCTGCTCTACGCATGCCTCACATCTCAGCCTATTTTCTCGTTGTAGCTATAAGCCTGCcgagcatttttttttttttttttggagtagCCTCCTTAGAGCATCTGTAACGTTCTTTTTCAAACTCACTTTCTAAATTCTCATTTAGAGAACTGCTCTAATAAAAATCACTCTATATCTCTCCACCTCGCTTTCTTATATATTTTTGGGTACTTTGGAGAGACAACTTTGCTCTCTATCTTAAGAAAACTATTTGATACCGATAAACTTCTCCTTTCCTATTTGAAACCAAAACTTAAAAATCTTCTTTATCTGTCACATATTTTATCTTTTGTTCTCTTTGACATTTCCGTCACTTTTTGACTTTATTGGTGTTAAGTCCAAGGAGAAAAGACCATCTTACCCTTCCCGTGTATTTTTTCAAGCATGTTGTGTTCAAACAGCTATATTTTTTTGTGTCATTTATTTATTTGCACAATTTTTACCAGTATGTTTGAACATAACACGCCTGAAAAAAGTACATTGGAGGGGCATGAAAGTCTTTTCGTCTTAGACTTAACATCGTTACGACAAAAAAATGGAAGTTTCAAGTAGGGAACAAAAGATGAAATAGGTGACATATAGGGAAGATTTTAAATTTCAGTGTGAAATAGGGAAGGAAAAGTTTTTTTTAGTCTCAAATAGGGAATTTTCTCCTCTGTGTTTAGCCAGCTCGAAATAAGGaatagagaatgaatatatttGGAGATTTAGTTAAAAAGGTTGTTGGAGAGGTTTCTTTTCACTTCTGTGCCTCATATGTTTATTTTTTTGTTGTTCAGACAACATACAATTTTATCATTACTTGATTGTAGAAAAATTATTAATCATCCGTTTTAAGTTGTCCTTTTAACTGTACCAGTTGGTTGCATAAAACCGTTGTAAAAAAATTCCTAAAAATTCAGAAGAATATATTGGAGTCGCTCTTTATGTTCTTTGGGATTTGTAGATCTTCATTTTAGGGAGAAGGGGGAAGGAATCCACGTCGAGGAAATCGTATGCGCAACGCtactactgtagtactttttaacaaacgaacagtatttttctctcgtaataaatCAGCATAAGGATCAACATAACCCAAacccaaatttcagcgaaactaaCGGGGCCAATTGACAATGCCCACTACCATATGTGTAAACTTGGCTTATGGTAGAGCAGAGATCGTGTTGAAATCCCACATGGGAAACAAATTCCCAAATGCACTGGCTTTACAAAGAACAAACCGGTGTACAATCAACGCTAAAACACACTCTTCACACCCTGCACGAGCCAGGGGTGCGTGTGCATAGTGGGCGACTCATCACGGTAGCCCAAAGCCACAAGCAAGCACATCGGTGACTGAACTTTCTCCAACAGGCGAAGTGGTCCCTCCGCCCTCGGGCGCCGTCGCGCCGATGAGCATCGGCGCAGTGCTCAGGCAGACAGCGACGGAGAAATCGAAGTCCTATGTCCCGCCGGCACCCATCGACGTTTCATCAGGTGCAGAAATCTTGCTGACACCAGAGGATGCATGTCTTCTGGTCTTCAGGACCATGCAGTCACGCAGGCTCCGGCCGTTCATGTCGCCACAGACACCTTCCTGGACTCCCGGTGCCTGGACTCCGTTCTGGAGgagtactgctgctgctgcctccgtGCGGCGGCCCGCCTGGCGCGGATGGCGTCGAGCTGCATCTGCTCGCCGCGGCACTCCTCGCTGCAGAAGGGCGTGTCCCCTCTGTACATGAAGATGTCGCAGTCGCGCCCCAGCGGCTTGGCGCAGAGCGCGCATGCGTCCAGCGTGGGTGTCATGCTGGGAAGCTCGCACACCggctcggcgtcgaagaagaaggCGGAGGCCATGGCTGGCGCGCGTCTAGTAGGCGTGGCTGTGGCTGTTGTTAATGTGGCTAGGCTAGGACAAGCAAGCTTCGCTTGTCGGCTATTGGCCTGTTGCTGCTGCGGGTGGTCAGAgactcggaggaggacgaggtgagTGAGGTGAGACTTGAGAGGCCGAGGGGCGCTTATATGGCGGACGAGGACGGGCAGGGCAACGGGCGCGCGCGTGAGAAAACAGGGGTCGGGCGCGGGCGGTACGACGGCCCACGGGTAGGGCAataccgcccgcccgcccgcccgccgtaCGGGCGGAGCCACCGAACCTGGGCGGCCGCACGGAACGGAATGGAGTGGTTGGCTTCTTTATTCCCGGAGTGGTTGGCTTCGGCCTGACGAGTTGATGGCCGCATCGTTCGTGGGTGCCTGGGGCCCTGGGCGCGTGGCCCACGCACGCGGCTCCACCGCGGCGCGGCGAGAGCGACGTACATGAGGCGACAGGCAAGTCATGCTCGACAGCGACGTGGCCGCGGGCTCTGGTTTCCGAAAGGAACACAGCGGAATGGCAACTTGGACGTCCCGGTACTTCACGAAAACCGTGTGCGATGCTATGCTAATGCTATCACATAAAGGAAAAGTGTCCCCTAGTGGACTCGAATCCGTAGGGAAAAAAGAGAGCAGGAGGCATAATTCCATGGATTTCGTAATATCAAGGGAAAAGAGAAGGTCGGAATCGTTTGCGACAAATCTATACCATTAGGCAAAAAGCTCCAAACTTTGGCTTAAACTAATGTAAACGCCCTGGCGCCGGTAATAAGGGAACCGGACCTTTTGCCCGTGCCCCCACATGGTTAGGCTCGCAAATGATCGACACGCTCTCTAGTCCAGTGCCCTCCACTGTAGCATCTTCTCTAGGGCTGCTTTATTACGGGAATCTTGGGGAAGTGTGGTGCATGCACGCTAGGCGGCACCCTTGTGGCTCGTCGACGTTGCGGCCCTTGCGGGGACCGTTGGCAGGTGTCCAATAGGCGATGGGCACTGCGGTCTGCGACGATGATGATCCGGTCACGCGCCGGCTGCTGCACGCAATCTGAGGCTAGTGAGTGATTTTAAACGCTCGAGGGAGATCGGAGGATCAGGGAGAATTTGTTGTTTAATCGAGAGATCGCCAGGTTTCGCCTTGGCGGCCGTGCACGTCTGGGTGCACTGTACGCCACGGGCGAAGCACCTTGCGATCGCAGATTTGTGCGGTTCCGGATTCCATCGGTTCAGGCCGGCAGGCTTCGTTCCGGGGAGCAGCTTTTATCGAGATCTGCGCTGAGTTTGTTTAGCCTCGGATAAAAAAAAACTGCACAATTTGGCTTGTTAATTTCAGGCCTAGAGAGCTTGTAATAGTAACTCCAACAGAGTTGGTAAAAATAGATGACTAAATCTATGATTTAGCCAATCTCTAAAATAAAAACCCCACAAAAAAACAGAAAACTCAAACAGTCTTTCTAGTACGGTGAGACAGATGGCTAGCGGCACATGCAAGCTATATTTAGCATGCAAGAACTCCGAGATATATGGCTTACTATTTTGGAAAGCCAGATACAATAGCCGCTGGACTCTCTTTTCTTCTCAAAATACTCAAATATAGATTACATAACATAGATTGCTcttctgttggagttgctctaaggccTTATTTAGATTGAAGCTGCTAATATTTAAACAGCTAAACCAGTTGCTAAACTTTGGCCACCCCTGTTTAGTTTGGTGGACTGAAAGAATcctttagtccattttagtcaGGGTGTTTAGATCCAAAGTGACTAAAATGTGAGGTAGCCTGGACTTTAGTTTTATTTAGCAACCTCTTGGTGACTAATTAGCTAAATACCCATTTAGTCCCACTCAGTCATAATATTTAGGTAAAAAGTTACTAAATATGACTAAAATTagccagctaaactttagctgccCAATCTAAACACCTCCAAAGTTGCAGATCATCATATCATTGTAACGATGTTGTTTGGTTGATGGTTTTTACGGCTAATAAACCGGCTGAAACTAAtctattgtaagagaaaaacacgtACTGTGTCGTGACTGATAAATTCGTGACTGATAAATTCAAACCAAACGGTAACAACTGAGCTAGCAGCTGAATTGGACCTGCGCACTGGGTTCTGCCCCTGGTGTGTGGCCAGATAACAGATCAACGGAGCTGGGGTATGCATTGCGCCTTAAAATTACTCTAATGTAAAATCCTTGTAGTATCAGCCAGTGGGGCAAGATCGTTTGGAAATTCGCTCTCCACTACTGTACACAGGTGTTGGCTGCGTATGCGGTGAGTCATGCCCAACCTGGCGCTGATCGGGCACATGTGTGGGGAGTACTGGGCTTGAGGTCCACGGCCTCCAGCCTAGCAATGACGCGCTGACACTCTACACTGTT
This region includes:
- the LOC136497683 gene encoding FCS-Like Zinc finger 1-like codes for the protein MASAFFFDAEPVCELPSMTPTLDACALCAKPLGRDCDIFMYRGDTPFCSEECRGEQMQLDAIRARRAAARRQQQQYSSRTESRHRESRKVSVAT